Proteins found in one Sphingobium sp. V4 genomic segment:
- the rimP gene encoding ribosome maturation protein RimP, which translates to MADIAELTALIEPEVKALGFALVRVRLFGSGDEYTLQIMAENPSTRQLVIEDCATISRRLSDVLDEADPIEDAYRLEVSSPGIDRPLTRLHDFLEWAGHEAKIGATEIVSGRKSFRGILKGVEGEDILFADAKAGDVSIPFALVGDAKLVLTDRLIAASMPLSSDGADEFETEE; encoded by the coding sequence ATGGCGGACATCGCCGAACTGACCGCGCTGATCGAACCCGAGGTGAAGGCCCTGGGCTTTGCCCTCGTGCGCGTCAGGCTGTTCGGGTCGGGCGACGAATATACGCTCCAGATCATGGCCGAAAATCCGTCGACCAGGCAGCTCGTGATCGAGGATTGCGCGACCATCTCGCGCCGCCTGTCGGACGTGCTGGACGAAGCCGACCCGATCGAGGACGCCTATCGCCTCGAAGTCAGCTCGCCCGGCATCGACCGGCCGCTCACCCGCCTGCACGATTTCCTCGAATGGGCCGGGCATGAGGCGAAGATCGGCGCGACGGAGATCGTGTCGGGTCGCAAGAGCTTTCGCGGCATCCTCAAGGGCGTGGAGGGCGAGGATATCCTCTTCGCCGACGCCAAGGCGGGTGACGTCTCCATTCCTTTCGCGCTTGTGGGCGACGCCAAGCTGGTGCTGACCGACAGGCTGATTGCTGCTAGTATGCCGCTCTCCTCCGATGGGGCGGACGAGTTTGAAACCGAAGAATAA
- the rbfA gene encoding 30S ribosome-binding factor RbfA, with amino-acid sequence MAQQQPEGPSVRLLRVGEQVRHVLSDILQRGDVHDDVLARHVVSVTEVRMSPDLRHATVFIKSLLGQDEEAVLKALRTNTAYLQREVAHRIRLKYAARLKFLADESFDEGSHIDKLLRDPKVARDLAQDEGED; translated from the coding sequence ATGGCTCAACAACAACCCGAAGGCCCCTCCGTCCGCCTGCTGCGCGTGGGCGAGCAGGTGCGCCATGTCCTGTCCGACATTCTTCAGCGCGGCGACGTGCATGACGATGTGCTGGCCCGGCATGTCGTCAGCGTCACCGAAGTCCGCATGTCGCCCGACCTGCGCCACGCCACCGTCTTCATAAAGTCGCTGCTGGGCCAGGATGAGGAGGCGGTGCTCAAGGCGCTGCGCACGAACACCGCCTATCTCCAGCGCGAAGTCGCGCACCGCATCCGCCTCAAATATGCGGCCAGGCTCAAATTCCTGGCGGACGAGAGTTTCGACGAGGGCAGCCATATCGACAAGCTGCTCCGCGACCCAAAGGTCGCCCGCGACCTGGCGCAGGACGAGGGCGAAGATTGA
- a CDS encoding PQQ-dependent sugar dehydrogenase has translation MRHLTLAALPLLLIACSGEGANSQTPASAEKPFKTSVIADFDSPWAMTFLPDGRALVTEKKGEMILFDPKNGTKIPVAGIPAVDSAGQGALMDVVLSPTFGTDKAVYFSFSEERDGLKGVALAKGAFNQASDGTTRLDGVQVIFRANPYVTGNGHYSGRIAFSPDGKYLFFTNGERQKFDPAQDPKATLGKVLRLNPDGTPAAGNPLAAKGFNPAIWSYGHRNLLGIAFDKDGRLWEQEMGPKGGDEVNLIKPGLNYGYPKVSNGDHYDGRDIPDHKAGDGYEAPKLSWNPVISPGGLIHYSGDLFPQWKDSLFIGGLSSQSLVRVKLDGETAEKADQWDMGARIREVEQGPDGALWLLEDGDDGSQGRMLKLTPAG, from the coding sequence ATGCGCCATTTGACGCTCGCCGCCCTGCCCCTCCTCCTGATCGCCTGTTCGGGCGAGGGCGCCAACAGTCAGACGCCGGCGTCGGCCGAAAAGCCGTTCAAGACGTCCGTCATCGCCGATTTCGATTCGCCCTGGGCCATGACCTTCCTGCCCGACGGCCGCGCGCTGGTGACGGAAAAGAAGGGCGAGATGATCCTGTTCGATCCGAAGAACGGGACCAAGATTCCGGTCGCGGGCATCCCCGCTGTGGACAGCGCGGGACAGGGCGCGCTGATGGACGTGGTGCTGTCGCCGACTTTCGGCACGGACAAGGCGGTCTATTTCAGCTTTTCCGAAGAACGCGACGGGCTGAAGGGCGTGGCGCTGGCCAAGGGCGCGTTCAATCAGGCGAGTGACGGCACGACCAGGCTGGACGGCGTGCAGGTGATCTTCCGCGCCAACCCCTATGTGACGGGCAACGGCCATTATTCCGGCCGCATCGCCTTCTCGCCGGACGGCAAATATCTTTTCTTCACCAATGGCGAGCGCCAGAAATTCGATCCGGCGCAAGACCCCAAGGCGACGCTGGGCAAGGTGCTGCGCCTGAACCCGGACGGCACGCCCGCGGCGGGCAATCCTCTGGCCGCCAAGGGCTTCAACCCCGCCATATGGTCCTATGGCCATCGCAACCTGTTGGGCATCGCCTTCGACAAGGATGGACGGCTGTGGGAGCAGGAAATGGGGCCGAAGGGCGGCGACGAGGTGAACCTCATCAAGCCGGGTCTCAACTATGGCTATCCCAAGGTGTCGAACGGCGACCATTATGACGGCCGCGACATTCCCGATCACAAGGCGGGCGATGGCTATGAAGCGCCCAAGCTGAGCTGGAACCCGGTGATTTCGCCGGGCGGGCTGATCCATTATTCGGGCGACCTGTTCCCGCAATGGAAGGACAGCCTGTTCATCGGCGGGCTGTCCAGCCAGAGCCTCGTCCGGGTGAAGCTGGACGGCGAGACGGCGGAAAAGGCAGACCAGTGGGACATGGGCGCGCGCATCCGCGAGGTCGAGCAGGGACCGGACGGCGCGCTGTGGCTGCTGGAGGATGGCGACGACGGATCGCAGGGGCGGATGCTGAAGCTGACGCCGGCGGGGTGA
- the nusA gene encoding transcription termination factor NusA, whose translation MANAISANKAELIAIANSVASEKMIDKAIVIEAMEDAIQRAARARYGAENDIRAKLDPDSGDLRLWRVVEVVEVVEDYFKQVDLKQAQKLKKDAVIGDFIVDPLPAIDLGRIDAQSAKQVIFQKVRDAERERQYEEYKDRVGEIITGVVKSVEFGHVVVNLGRAEGVIRRDQQIPREVVRVGDRIRSVVLNVRRENRGPQIFLSRAHPEFMKKLFAQEVPEIYDGVITIMAAARDPGSRAKIGVISRDSSIDPVGACVGMKGSRVQAVVQEMQGEKIDIIPWSEDTATFVVNALQPAQVARVVIDEEEERIEVVVPDDQLSLAIGRRGQNVRLASQLTGKAIDIMTEADASEKRQKEFVARSELFQNELDVDETLSQLLVAEGFGELEEVAYVSVEELAGIEGFDEDLAAELQSRAQEALDRREAAAREERQALGVEDALADMPHLTEAMLVTLGKAGIKTLDDLADLATDELVQKKRIDQRRRKSDSSSDDKGGILAAYGLSDEQGNEIIMAARAHWFEEEA comes from the coding sequence ATGGCCAACGCCATTTCCGCCAACAAGGCCGAACTGATCGCCATCGCCAATTCGGTGGCATCGGAAAAGATGATCGACAAGGCCATCGTCATCGAGGCGATGGAAGATGCGATCCAGCGCGCCGCGCGCGCCCGCTACGGCGCGGAGAACGACATCCGCGCGAAGCTGGACCCGGACAGCGGCGACCTGCGCCTGTGGCGCGTCGTCGAAGTGGTCGAGGTGGTCGAGGATTATTTCAAGCAGGTCGACCTCAAGCAGGCGCAGAAGCTGAAGAAGGACGCCGTGATCGGCGACTTCATCGTCGATCCGCTGCCCGCCATCGACCTGGGCCGCATCGACGCCCAGTCGGCCAAGCAGGTCATCTTCCAGAAGGTCCGCGACGCAGAGCGCGAGCGCCAGTATGAAGAATATAAGGACCGCGTGGGCGAGATCATCACCGGCGTCGTCAAGTCGGTCGAATTCGGCCATGTCGTCGTCAATCTGGGCCGCGCCGAAGGCGTGATCCGCCGGGACCAGCAGATTCCGCGCGAAGTCGTCCGCGTCGGCGACCGCATTCGTTCGGTCGTGCTGAACGTGCGCCGCGAAAATCGCGGGCCGCAGATTTTCCTGTCCCGCGCGCATCCCGAATTCATGAAGAAGCTGTTCGCGCAGGAAGTCCCCGAAATCTATGACGGTGTGATCACCATCATGGCCGCCGCCCGCGATCCGGGCAGCCGCGCCAAGATCGGCGTCATCAGCCGCGATTCGAGCATCGACCCGGTCGGCGCCTGCGTCGGCATGAAGGGCAGCCGCGTCCAGGCCGTCGTGCAGGAGATGCAGGGCGAAAAGATCGACATCATCCCCTGGTCGGAAGATACCGCCACCTTCGTCGTCAATGCGCTTCAGCCCGCCCAGGTCGCCCGCGTCGTCATCGATGAGGAAGAAGAGCGCATCGAAGTCGTCGTTCCCGACGATCAGCTCAGCCTCGCCATCGGCCGCCGCGGCCAGAATGTCCGCCTCGCCAGCCAGCTGACCGGCAAGGCGATCGACATCATGACCGAGGCCGACGCCAGCGAGAAGCGCCAGAAGGAATTCGTCGCCCGCTCCGAACTGTTCCAGAACGAACTGGACGTGGACGAGACACTGTCGCAGCTGCTGGTGGCCGAAGGCTTCGGCGAGCTGGAAGAAGTCGCCTATGTCAGCGTCGAGGAACTGGCCGGGATCGAGGGCTTCGACGAAGATCTCGCCGCCGAGTTGCAGAGCCGCGCGCAGGAAGCGCTCGACCGTCGCGAAGCCGCCGCGCGCGAAGAGCGTCAGGCGCTGGGCGTCGAGGATGCGCTGGCCGACATGCCGCATCTGACCGAAGCGATGCTGGTCACGCTGGGCAAGGCGGGCATCAAGACGCTCGACGATCTCGCCGACCTCGCCACCGACGAGCTGGTGCAGAAGAAGCGTATCGACCAGCGCCGCCGCAAGTCGGACAGCAGCAGCGATGACAAGGGCGGCATCCTGGCGGCCTATGGCCTCTCCGACGAACAGGGCAATGAGATCATCATGGCCGCCCGCGCCCACTGGTTCGAAGAGGAAGCCTGA
- a CDS encoding alpha/beta hydrolase — protein sequence MRFPSVMILACAVAAPALAKDPAIHPAVVTDPRPDAAYPAGMSAFVIPAQDGAMNAVLYTAAGAGIHPTLLLLHGFPGNEQNLDLAQAARRAGWNVLTLHYRGSWGSPGRFSFGNASEDAFAALQFLQQPSTVARYRIDTSAIVVAGHSMGGFMAADAAAAEPRVAGLFLIDPWDPAQTVAALATPEGEADWKAEVAGDLPPLAGATYDSLTGEIRADGAKFDLGRRLAGYGRRPLSIIGAERGIGAMARKVAADAQGANPDARLMVWPTDHGFSDKRIALADALVRFLAGVAPTIR from the coding sequence ATGCGTTTTCCCTCCGTCATGATCCTGGCCTGTGCGGTTGCCGCCCCCGCCCTTGCAAAAGACCCCGCCATCCATCCCGCCGTCGTCACCGATCCGCGGCCCGACGCCGCCTATCCCGCCGGCATGAGCGCCTTCGTCATCCCGGCGCAGGATGGCGCGATGAACGCCGTCCTCTATACCGCCGCCGGTGCGGGCATCCATCCTACCCTGCTGCTGCTTCACGGCTTTCCGGGCAATGAGCAGAATCTGGACCTTGCCCAGGCCGCGCGTCGCGCCGGGTGGAACGTCCTGACCCTCCATTATCGCGGCAGCTGGGGCAGCCCCGGCCGCTTCTCCTTCGGCAATGCCTCGGAAGATGCCTTCGCCGCGCTCCAGTTCCTGCAACAGCCCTCGACCGTGGCCCGCTATCGCATCGACACCAGCGCGATCGTGGTGGCGGGGCACAGCATGGGCGGCTTCATGGCCGCCGATGCCGCCGCAGCCGAACCGCGCGTCGCGGGACTGTTCCTGATCGATCCCTGGGATCCGGCGCAGACCGTCGCCGCGCTCGCCACGCCGGAAGGCGAGGCGGACTGGAAGGCGGAGGTGGCAGGCGACCTGCCGCCGCTGGCCGGCGCGACCTATGACAGCCTGACCGGCGAGATCAGGGCCGACGGCGCCAAGTTCGACCTCGGCCGTCGCCTCGCCGGCTATGGCCGCCGCCCGCTCTCCATCATCGGCGCGGAGCGGGGCATCGGCGCCATGGCGCGCAAGGTCGCCGCCGACGCGCAGGGCGCCAATCCCGACGCCCGGCTGATGGTCTGGCCGACCGATCATGGCTTCTCCGACAAGCGGATCGCGCTCGCCGATGCGCTGGTTCGTTTCCTCGCTGGCGTCGCGCCCACAATCCGCTAA
- a CDS encoding DUF448 domain-containing protein codes for MTERKCILTGDRADPDMLIRLAVGPEGQVLPDLRAKAPGRGAWIGVRRAELETALAKGKLKAALARSFKDGTLQIPDTLPEMIESGLRKALLDRLGLEARASMLLTGSEKIDVACRKGQVQLLLHAADAAADGNRKLDQALRVGREAEGSDLAGITLPVDRDALSMAMGRDNVVHIAVTDSRAASRLRAAIGRLESYLGCANGAPVHGEHVSADAPAVPDEHRLE; via the coding sequence ATGACCGAACGCAAATGCATATTGACCGGCGACCGCGCCGATCCCGACATGCTGATCCGCCTGGCCGTGGGGCCGGAGGGGCAGGTGCTTCCCGATCTCCGCGCCAAGGCGCCGGGGCGGGGCGCGTGGATCGGCGTCCGCCGCGCCGAACTGGAAACCGCTCTCGCCAAGGGCAAGCTCAAGGCCGCGCTCGCCCGTTCCTTCAAGGACGGCACGCTCCAGATTCCCGATACCCTGCCGGAGATGATCGAGTCGGGCCTGCGCAAGGCGCTGCTCGATCGGTTGGGGCTGGAGGCGCGCGCGTCCATGCTGCTCACCGGATCGGAAAAGATCGACGTCGCCTGCCGCAAGGGGCAGGTCCAATTGCTGCTCCACGCCGCCGATGCGGCGGCCGACGGCAACCGCAAACTGGACCAGGCCCTGCGGGTCGGCCGGGAAGCGGAGGGCAGTGATTTGGCCGGCATCACCTTGCCTGTGGACCGCGATGCCCTATCTATGGCAATGGGGCGGGATAATGTCGTCCATATTGCGGTGACCGACTCGCGGGCTGCTTCGCGCCTGCGCGCGGCCATAGGCCGCTTGGAAAGCTATCTGGGTTGCGCTAACGGGGCGCCTGTGCATGGGGAGCATGTCTCCGCTGATGCGCCGGCCGTCCCTGACGAGCATCGGCTCGAATGA
- a CDS encoding 4-oxalocrotonate tautomerase family protein → MPFVDIRLAGSATREQKAAIVADVTRSLVERLGKPAAAVQIVISEISTENYAAGGQLLADRDAPSSPREDANAAVTPR, encoded by the coding sequence ATGCCTTTTGTCGACATCCGCCTGGCCGGCAGCGCGACCCGCGAGCAGAAAGCCGCGATCGTCGCTGACGTCACCCGGTCGCTCGTGGAGCGGCTGGGGAAGCCGGCGGCTGCCGTGCAGATCGTGATCTCGGAAATCTCGACCGAAAATTACGCAGCCGGCGGGCAATTGCTCGCCGACCGCGACGCGCCCTCTTCACCAAGGGAGGACGCCAATGCTGCGGTCACTCCCCGATGA
- a CDS encoding type II toxin-antitoxin system VapC family toxin, which translates to MDSNILARALVRDDVRQAEIADALIAEGIFIPLTVMLETAWLLGGRYKVGRLALADILSDIMDLPNVEVEQGNGVRWAVAQFRAGADIADAIHVLGANGAEAFVTFDGEAFRKLADPPVAIEVPK; encoded by the coding sequence GTGGACTCGAATATCCTGGCTCGGGCCTTGGTCCGGGATGATGTTCGGCAGGCCGAGATCGCGGACGCCCTGATCGCCGAAGGCATCTTCATTCCCCTTACCGTCATGCTTGAAACGGCCTGGCTGCTGGGTGGCCGGTATAAGGTGGGGCGTCTGGCGTTGGCCGACATTTTGTCCGACATCATGGACCTGCCGAATGTCGAGGTGGAGCAGGGCAACGGCGTTCGATGGGCCGTGGCGCAGTTTCGCGCCGGCGCGGACATTGCCGATGCCATTCATGTTCTTGGCGCGAACGGTGCCGAAGCATTCGTGACGTTTGATGGAGAGGCTTTCCGCAAGCTGGCCGATCCGCCTGTAGCAATCGAGGTTCCGAAATGA
- the infB gene encoding translation initiation factor IF-2, which translates to MSDSKEDKPVLGRKPLGIKRTVESGQVQQQFSHGRKNTVVVEVKRRRILGKPGETTGAAPAAAPQTDPTPAPAAPRPAAPAPQARAPQPAPVRQAPPQSLMSRQELQAKLLREAEEARMNALEEARRREDAQRLAATEEEKRRAEENRLAAEAAEAEAARQAEEATRAADTAANPPAAPVEEAAPAPAAAAPAEAAPAAAEQKPATTGSAVPPPRRFTPVTPIKRPEPAKPDRAKKGEDNRRQAGKLTVTRALADDDSARARSLAALKRAREKERRAHYAGGAQQREKQSRDVIVPESITVQELANRMAEKGADLVKALFKMGTAVTLNQPIDQDTAELLVEEFGHRIQRVSDADVEIGMEGEVDAVETLKPRAPVVTIMGHVDHGKTSLLDALRGTDVVAGESGGITQHIGAYQVKTKGGDVITFLDTPGHEAFSEMRARGANVTDIVILVVAADDGLMPQTIEAINHTKAAGVPMIVAINKCDKPEANPQKVRERLLSEEIVVEDMGGDVQDVEVSALKKTGLDELIEKILLQAEVMELTANPDRAAEGNVIEAQLDKGRGAVATVLVRKGTLKIGDTFVIGSESGKVRAMINDKGQQVKTAGPSTPVEVLGLSGVPMAGDQLTVVENEARAREVAAYRQEQATKKRTTAAPTSFEHMFSALNTTVIEYPVVVKGDVQGSVEAIVTSLNRISTDEIKVRILHSGVGAITESDVTLAAASRAPLIGFNVRPNAKARQLAEREKISLRYYDVIYDLLEEVRGEMAGQLAPERIETIVGRAEVLQVFPAGKKDKAAGLLVMDGIIRKGLSARLTRDDVIVSRTHIASLRRFKDDVSEVRAGMECGAVLQDTNDIKVGDTLELFEVEERQRTL; encoded by the coding sequence ATGAGTGACAGCAAGGAAGACAAGCCGGTTCTGGGTCGCAAGCCGCTGGGCATCAAGCGGACCGTGGAATCCGGCCAGGTGCAGCAGCAGTTCAGCCATGGCCGCAAGAATACGGTCGTGGTTGAGGTGAAGCGGCGCCGCATCCTGGGCAAGCCCGGTGAGACGACCGGTGCCGCGCCTGCGGCTGCGCCCCAGACGGACCCGACCCCCGCGCCCGCCGCGCCGCGTCCCGCCGCACCCGCGCCGCAGGCCCGTGCGCCGCAGCCCGCTCCGGTGCGCCAGGCACCGCCGCAGAGCCTGATGTCGCGTCAGGAATTGCAGGCCAAGCTGCTGCGCGAGGCTGAGGAAGCCCGCATGAACGCGCTTGAGGAAGCGCGTCGTCGCGAGGATGCCCAGCGTCTGGCCGCAACCGAGGAAGAGAAGCGCCGCGCCGAGGAAAACCGCCTCGCTGCCGAAGCCGCCGAGGCCGAAGCCGCCCGTCAGGCGGAGGAAGCCACCAGGGCCGCCGATACCGCCGCTAACCCGCCGGCCGCTCCGGTCGAGGAAGCCGCGCCGGCTCCGGCCGCCGCCGCTCCGGCGGAAGCCGCGCCTGCCGCTGCCGAACAGAAGCCGGCGACCACCGGGTCGGCCGTGCCGCCGCCGCGCCGTTTCACGCCCGTCACCCCGATCAAGCGTCCCGAACCGGCCAAGCCCGATCGCGCCAAGAAGGGCGAGGACAATCGCCGTCAGGCCGGCAAGCTCACCGTCACCCGCGCGCTCGCGGACGACGACAGCGCCCGTGCCCGCTCGCTCGCCGCATTGAAGCGCGCCCGCGAAAAGGAGCGTCGCGCTCATTATGCCGGCGGCGCCCAGCAGCGTGAGAAGCAGTCGCGCGACGTGATCGTGCCGGAAAGCATCACGGTGCAGGAACTCGCCAACCGCATGGCCGAAAAGGGTGCGGACCTGGTGAAGGCCCTGTTCAAGATGGGGACCGCTGTCACGCTCAACCAGCCGATCGATCAGGATACGGCGGAATTGCTGGTCGAGGAATTCGGCCACCGCATCCAGCGCGTGTCCGATGCCGACGTCGAAATCGGCATGGAAGGCGAAGTCGACGCTGTTGAAACGCTGAAGCCCCGTGCGCCGGTCGTGACCATCATGGGTCACGTCGACCATGGCAAGACCTCGCTGCTCGACGCGCTGCGCGGGACCGACGTGGTCGCGGGCGAAAGCGGCGGCATCACCCAGCATATCGGCGCCTATCAGGTGAAGACCAAGGGGGGTGATGTCATCACCTTCCTCGATACGCCGGGCCACGAGGCCTTCTCGGAAATGCGCGCCCGCGGCGCCAACGTCACCGACATCGTCATCCTGGTGGTGGCGGCCGATGACGGCCTGATGCCGCAGACGATCGAGGCCATCAACCATACCAAGGCAGCTGGCGTCCCGATGATCGTCGCGATCAACAAGTGCGACAAGCCCGAAGCCAATCCGCAGAAGGTGCGCGAGCGCCTGCTGAGCGAGGAGATCGTGGTCGAGGACATGGGCGGCGACGTCCAGGACGTGGAGGTTTCGGCGCTCAAGAAGACCGGCCTCGACGAACTGATCGAAAAGATCCTGCTGCAGGCCGAGGTCATGGAACTGACCGCCAACCCCGATCGCGCCGCCGAAGGCAATGTGATCGAGGCGCAGCTCGACAAGGGTCGCGGCGCGGTCGCGACCGTTCTGGTCCGCAAGGGCACGCTCAAGATCGGCGACACCTTCGTCATCGGGTCCGAAAGCGGCAAGGTCCGCGCGATGATCAACGACAAAGGACAGCAGGTGAAGACCGCCGGTCCCTCGACCCCGGTCGAGGTTCTGGGTCTCTCCGGCGTCCCGATGGCGGGCGACCAGCTCACCGTCGTGGAGAATGAAGCCCGCGCCCGCGAAGTTGCCGCCTATCGTCAGGAACAGGCGACCAAGAAGCGCACCACGGCTGCCCCGACCAGCTTCGAACATATGTTCTCGGCGCTGAACACGACCGTCATCGAATATCCGGTGGTGGTGAAGGGCGACGTGCAGGGTTCGGTCGAAGCGATCGTGACGTCGCTCAACCGCATCTCGACCGACGAGATCAAGGTCCGCATCCTGCATTCGGGTGTCGGCGCGATCACCGAAAGCGACGTGACGCTGGCCGCCGCCAGCCGCGCGCCGCTGATCGGCTTCAACGTCCGTCCCAACGCCAAGGCGCGTCAGCTGGCGGAGCGCGAGAAGATCTCGCTGCGCTATTATGACGTGATCTACGACCTGCTTGAGGAAGTCCGCGGCGAAATGGCCGGCCAGCTGGCGCCGGAACGCATCGAAACGATCGTGGGTCGTGCCGAGGTGCTCCAGGTGTTCCCGGCGGGCAAGAAGGACAAGGCGGCGGGTCTGCTCGTCATGGACGGCATCATCCGCAAGGGTCTGTCGGCGCGCCTTACCCGCGACGATGTCATCGTGTCGCGCACCCACATCGCGTCGTTGCGCCGGTTCAAGGACGATGTGTCCGAAGTCCGCGCCGGCATGGAGTGCGGTGCCGTGCTTCAGGACACGAACGACATCAAGGTCGGCGATACGCTCGAACTGTTCGAGGTCGAGGAACGCCAGCGCACGCTGTAA
- a CDS encoding type II toxin-antitoxin system VapC family toxin gives MSAATLTKMLIVAGQRGIAAEAETPIAGLDVEIVPVTPASARRAAAAYARWGKDVHPASLNFGDCFAYELAKTRGCPLLSWAAISRRQT, from the coding sequence ATCTCGGCGGCAACCCTTACGAAGATGCTCATCGTTGCAGGCCAGCGGGGCATAGCAGCCGAGGCTGAAACGCCTATTGCCGGTCTGGACGTCGAAATCGTTCCCGTGACCCCCGCTTCCGCGCGGCGCGCCGCTGCCGCCTATGCCCGATGGGGCAAGGACGTGCATCCCGCCAGCCTCAATTTCGGCGACTGTTTCGCCTATGAGCTGGCCAAGACGCGCGGCTGTCCATTATTGTCGTGGGCGGCGATTTCGCGCAGACAGACGTGA
- a CDS encoding type II toxin-antitoxin system prevent-host-death family antitoxin — protein MKVSVTDAKAQMTDLFRRAEAGDEVILTRHGHPAVRLVPVKMRA, from the coding sequence ATGAAGGTTTCCGTGACCGACGCCAAGGCGCAAATGACCGATCTCTTCCGCCGCGCCGAAGCGGGGGACGAGGTCATCCTTACCCGTCACGGCCATCCTGCCGTGCGCCTGGTTCCGGTCAAGATGCGTGCCTGA
- a CDS encoding AbrB/MazE/SpoVT family DNA-binding domain-containing protein, producing the protein MSGKTTLSAKGQVVIPKDVRDQLGLAPGQVLDVVPMGGGVFLKPQHRKSGRSFEEIMAGIRARIHYDGPTVTIEEMNETIAECWRKAAEDSDR; encoded by the coding sequence ATGAGCGGCAAGACCACATTGTCGGCAAAGGGTCAGGTCGTCATCCCCAAGGATGTACGCGACCAGCTCGGGCTTGCGCCGGGGCAGGTGCTGGACGTCGTGCCCATGGGCGGCGGCGTATTCCTGAAGCCGCAGCACCGCAAATCCGGCCGCAGCTTTGAAGAGATCATGGCCGGCATCCGGGCGCGCATCCATTATGATGGCCCGACGGTGACGATCGAGGAAATGAACGAGACGATCGCGGAGTGCTGGCGCAAGGCGGCCGAGGATAGCGATCGTTGA